A stretch of Ciconia boyciana chromosome 18, ASM3463844v1, whole genome shotgun sequence DNA encodes these proteins:
- the ADAMTS13 gene encoding A disintegrin and metalloproteinase with thrombospondin motifs 13 isoform X1, with amino-acid sequence MIVSLTIWALVMLPLGFCWPSAFQEKFLGTLDAEDVFSYFGTSSVSDVPEFVVAEPTCPCKERIGLMSCRIQHCSIEAWGELYAFEFLEDHALLSSSFVSNQVVNSSFSLLKQFSGNCFAGGNPLQPPGAKCRVTYCEGQLQGVVIADEEKIHIRPVRSKDIALLKDLGFSRPHILFRSAARGENTARAGRFPSRLQKRAEGAVKHLELMVIAGPDVYLYHKEDTERYILANLNIGAELLRDASLGAHFRVHLMQMLVLREPEAEVNITTNITSSLISVCEWSKKVNPQNDSDPQHADIVLYVTRFDLELPDGNKELRGVTQLGGVCSSSWSCVITQDTGFDLGVTIAHEIGHSLGIPHDGEGNRCSSSGYIMGSAGNHNSIDLAWSQCSREEFLAFVSTGQTNCLNDLPDMDSSIPGWKPGLYYGADEQCKIAFGSVATACTFADSNVDVCKVLSCHVQPGDKSSCTRLLVPLLDGTECGLNKWCSKGQCSSLEELNPMAVVHGQWSVWSPFSSCSRSCGGGVVIRQRFCNNPRPAFGGQECRGASIQVEMCNTQACLVTQQDFMAEQCAATNLKPLYLTVEAPSFYTWTSAVGFAKGDMLCKHMCRAVEKEFMVSREDSFIDGTRCEQDDSERHGAFNLCVMGSCRTFGCDGQMDSKKITDSCKVCGGDNTTCTKVSGSYTEGKAKEYVTFLSLPYNTTLVHVTNRRPLFTHLAVKVKGEYVVAGKGNISLNVTYPSVLEDSQIKYKVFLTKDNMPSLEEVHVDGPTQEEIEIQVYRRYAKEYGNATNPDITFSYFVPKDNLTYMWIPQPGPCSVTCGEGMQPVDHVCFDQTKNEITEDQWCLELPQPLSEHKPCAMEPCLYRWKISQIDECSAVCGTGVAQQNLTCVQFRDGLETVVDDSLCPAEEKPLSAVPCVVNVCSLGWDKEEDAHLLQTSELLGHIQLENRTVYVWSPLAGECSVSCGRGKTQLQYVCVAFDTREETQEENCHPGPKPESRMEVCDLSPCPPRWKVTPAGPCSSSCGLGLAVQLVTCVQIRQGKEILLEERFCPVAEKPLTSVPCVIRMCSYEWSFSEWTECSTSCGNGIQTRQDFCLNPLTRKHVNPIFCRRFPKAIVVRGCSAGPCPEQAVGTGSRGAELQTVTPATHLTTAAAAKEARYKDLNLPPSAVPAVPQEQTKTSGGVCGKLFLNATGVINMTGVESSDCTVAIGRPLREEITVSILESSLNCSAGEVVLFSGRMMWRTGCRKLPLSLINSRTNTLIVKQRVFLPGNGVILQYNSRTATKKYYQDCDKQLFGPQGEIVNPVQLPDDRQEVVCRTFINVAPRHRIAIRALYIDLGNESNQTHFNYILVRDVSTMKTMVFHGKQQFFWQSTGSQAEIEFHENVKDHRTSFWAEYRAIEPK; translated from the exons ATGATTGTCAGCTTGACGATCTGGGCGCTCGTGATGCTCCCCTTGGGGTTCTGCTGGCCGTCGGCTTTCCAAGAG AAATTTCTCGGCACTTTGGATGCGGAAGatgttttctcttattttggAACCAGTTCGGTGTCTGATG tacctGAGTTTGTTGTCGCTGAGCCAACTTGCCCTTGTAAAGAACGGATTGGGCTGATGTCCTGTCGGATTCAACATTGCTCCATTGAGGCCTGGGGAGAACTCTATGCCTTTGAATTTTTAGAGGACCAtgccctcctttcctcctcctttgtgAGCAATCAAGTGGTGAACTCTTCCTTTAGCTTACTGAAGCAATTCTCAGGCAACTGCTTTGCAGGTGGAAATCCACTGCAACCTCCCGGGGCTAAGTGTAGAGTCACTTACTGTGAAGGGCAGCTG cAAGGAGTCGTTATTGCAGATGAGGAAAAGATTCATATCAGGCCTGTGAGAAGCAAAGATATAGCCTTGCTGAAAGACCTCGGCTTCTCCAGACCCCACATTCTCTTCAGAAGTGCTGCAAGAGGGGAAAATACAGCAAGAG CAGGGCGGTTTCCTTCTCGCCTGCAGAAGAGGGCTGAGGGAGCTGTCAAGCATCTGGAGCTGATGGTCATAGCAGGTCCAGATGTTTATTTGTACCACAAAGAGGACACGGAGCGATATATTCTTGCCAACCTGAACATT ggggcagagctgctgagagATGCCTCACTGGGTGCTCATTTCAGGGTTCATCTTATGCAAATGCTTGTTTTGAGAGAACCAGAG GCAGAGGTAAACATCACAACAAATATCACCTCCTCGCTGATCAGCGTTTGTGAGTGGAGCAAGAAGGTCAACCCCCAGAATGACTCTGACCCCCAGCATGCTGACATTGTCCTCTACGTCACCAG GTTTGACTTGGAGTTACCTGATGGGAACAAGGAGCTACGTGGAGTGACTCAGTTAGGCGGAGtctgctcctcctcctggaGCTGTGTTATTACCCAGGACACCGGCTTTGACCTGGGGGTCACCATAGCCCATGAGATTGGGCACAG TCTTGGAATCCCCCATGATGGTGAGGGGAATCGGTGCAGCAGCAGTGGTTACATCATGGGTTCAGCAGGAAACCACAACAGCATTGACCTCGCCTGGTCGCAGTGCAGCCGAGAAGAATTCCTGGCCTTTGTCAG CACAGGCCAAACAAACTGCTTAAATGACCTGCCGGACATGGACAGCAGCATCCCAGGATGGAAGCCTGGCTTGTACTATGGAGCAGATGAGCAATGTAAAATAGCCTTTGGGAGTGTTGCCACAGCATGCACCTTTGCTGACAGCAATGTT GATGTATGTAAAGTTCTCTCATGCCATGTACAACCAGGAGACAAATCCAGCTGTACTCGGCTTCTTGTTCCCCTCTTGGATGGTACTGAATGTGGGCTCAATAAG TGGTGCTCCAAGGGACAGTGCAGCTCTCTGGAAGAACTGAACCCCATGGCTGTAGTCCATGGGCAGTGGTCTGTCTGGAGCCCCTTCTCCTCTTGCTCCCGCAGCTGCGGAGGTGGAGTTGTGATAAGGCAGCGGTTCTGTAACAACCCCAG GCCTGCTTTTGGGGGGCAGGAATGCCGTGGCGCCAGCATCCAAGTGGAGATGTGCAATACTCAG GCCTGTTTGGTGACCCAGCAGGACTTTATGGCTGAACAATGTGCAGCAACAAATTTAAAGCCACTGTATCTCACTGTAGAAGCCCCATCCTTTTATACCTGGACTTCTGCTGTTGGCTTTGCCAAAG GGGACATGCTATGCAAGCACATGTGCAGGGCTGTTGAAAAAGAATTCATGGTAAGCCGCGAAGACAGTTTCATAGACGGAACCAGATGTGAGCAGGATGACTCTGAGCGCCACGGGGCTTTCAACCTGTGTGTAATGGGAAGCTGCAGA ACATTCGGGTGTGATGGCCAGATGGACTCCAAAAAGATAACGGACTCTTGCAAGGTCTGTGGGGGTGATAATACCACTTGCACCAAAGTGAGTGGATCttacacagaaggaaaagctaAAG AGTACGTTACATTTCTGTCCCTGCCTTATAACACCACCTTGGTCCATGTTACCAACCGGAGACCACTCTTCACACATTTGG CTGTGAAGGTTAAAGGAGAGTATGTGGttgctggaaaaggaaacatcTCGCTGAATGTCACCTATCCGTCGGTTCTGGAGGACAGCCAGATCAAATACAAAGTGTTTCTCACCAAGGACAACATGCCAAGCCTGGAGGAAGTCCATGTGGATGGGCCAACACAAGAAGAAATTGAAATACAG GTCTATCGAAGGTATGCAAAAGAATATGGCAATGCCACCAACCCAGACATCACCTTCAGCTACTTTGTCCCCAAAGATAATCTGACGTATATGTGGATTCCTCAGCCCGGGCCATGTTCAGTGACCTGTGGGGAAG GGATGCAACCAGTGGATCATGTGTGCTTTGACCAGACAAAGAATGAAATAACAGAGGATCAGTGGTGTCTGGAGCTCCCACAGCCCCTTTCAGAGCATAAGCCCTGTGCCATGGAGCCATGCCTGTACAG GTGGAAGATATCTCAGATAGATGAATGCTCTGCTGTCTGTGGAACTGGAGTTGCCCAGCAGAATCTGACCTGTGTTCAGTTTCGTGATGGATTGGAGACTGTTGTGGATGACAGCTTGTgcccagcagaagaaaaaccccTCTCCGCTGTGCCGTGTGTGGTTAATGTCTGCTCTTTAGGCTGGGACAAA GAGGAAGATGCACACTTACTTCAGACTTCGGAGTTACTTGGGCATATCCAGCTGGAAAATCGGACTGTATATGTCTGGAGCCCTCTAGCTGGAGAGTGTTCCGTCTCCTGTGGTAGAG GTAAGACTCAGCTACAGTATGTATGTGTGGCTTTTGACACCAGAGAAGAAACCCAAGAAGAAAACTGTCATCCAGGGCCAAAGCCAGAGAGCAGGATGGAAGTCTGCGATCTCAGTCCCTGCCCACCAAG ATGGAAGGTAACCCCGGCTGGCCCCTGTTCCTCCAGCTGTGGGCTTGGCTTAGCTGTTCAGCTGGTCACCTGTGTGCAGATTCGCCAAGGCAAGGAGATTTTGCTGGAGGAGCGTTTCTGTCCCGTGGCAGAGAAGCCCCTTACCAGCGTCCCCTGTGTCATCCGAATGTGCTCTTATGAATGGAGCTTCAGCGAGTGGACAGAG tgtTCAACTTCATGTGGGAATGGCATTCAGACACGGCAGGATTTCTGCCTCAACCCGCTAACCCGTAAGCACGTGAACCCCATCTTCTGCAGGCGCTTCCCCAAGGCCATTGTGGTACGTGGCTGCTCCGCAGGGCCCTGTCCTGAGCAGGCGGTGGGGACCGGGTCCCGTGGAGCAGAACTGCAGACAGTGACACCAGCCACGCATCTGACAACAGCTGCAGCTGCCAAAGAGGCGAGATACAAGGACCTGAATCTTCCTCCAtctgctgtgccagctgtgcctCAGGAACAGACAAAGACCAGTGGAG GTGTCTGTGGAAAGCTCTTTCTTAATGCCACTGGGGTCATCAACATGACGGGTGTAGAGAGCAGCGACTGCACTGTGGCCATCGGACGTCCTCTCAGGGAGGAGATAACAGTCAGCATCCTGGAGAGCTCCCTCAACTGCAGTGCAG GTGAGGTAGTGCTGTTTTCTGGGCGAATGATGTGGCGGACAGGCTGCAGGAAGCTCCCTTTGTCACTGATAAATTCCAGAACGAACACACTGATTGTGAAACAGCGTGTTTTCCTGCCAGGAAATGGGGTCATTCTTCAGTACAACAGCAGAACTGCAACTAAAAAATATTACCAAG ACTGTGACAAGCAGCTGTTTGGTCCCCAAGGTGAAATAGTGAATCCTGTGCAATTGCCTGATGACAGGCAAGAAGTAGTGTGTCGGACCTTCATCAATGTGGCTCCTCGGCATCGCATAGCTATCCGCGCCCTATATATTGACCTGGGCAATGAGAGCaaccaaacacattttaattacatcCTG GTCCGTGATGTAAGCACCATGAAGACGATGGTGTTCCATGGGAAACAACAATTCTTCTGGCAATCAACAGGAAGCCAAGCTGAAATTGAATTTCATGAAAATGTTAAGGATCACCGAACCAGTTTCTGGGCTGAATATCGTGCTATTGAGCCCAAATGA
- the ADAMTS13 gene encoding A disintegrin and metalloproteinase with thrombospondin motifs 13 isoform X4 yields MSCRIQHCSIEAWGELYAFEFLEDHALLSSSFVSNQVVNSSFSLLKQFSGNCFAGGNPLQPPGAKCRVTYCEGQLQGVVIADEEKIHIRPVRSKDIALLKDLGFSRPHILFRSAARGENTARAGRFPSRLQKRAEGAVKHLELMVIAGPDVYLYHKEDTERYILANLNIGAELLRDASLGAHFRVHLMQMLVLREPEAEVNITTNITSSLISVCEWSKKVNPQNDSDPQHADIVLYVTRFDLELPDGNKELRGVTQLGGVCSSSWSCVITQDTGFDLGVTIAHEIGHSLGIPHDGEGNRCSSSGYIMGSAGNHNSIDLAWSQCSREEFLAFVSTGQTNCLNDLPDMDSSIPGWKPGLYYGADEQCKIAFGSVATACTFADSNVDVCKVLSCHVQPGDKSSCTRLLVPLLDGTECGLNKWCSKGQCSSLEELNPMAVVHGQWSVWSPFSSCSRSCGGGVVIRQRFCNNPRPAFGGQECRGASIQVEMCNTQACLVTQQDFMAEQCAATNLKPLYLTVEAPSFYTWTSAVGFAKGDMLCKHMCRAVEKEFMVSREDSFIDGTRCEQDDSERHGAFNLCVMGSCRTFGCDGQMDSKKITDSCKVCGGDNTTCTKVSGSYTEGKAKEYVTFLSLPYNTTLVHVTNRRPLFTHLAVKVKGEYVVAGKGNISLNVTYPSVLEDSQIKYKVFLTKDNMPSLEEVHVDGPTQEEIEIQVYRRYAKEYGNATNPDITFSYFVPKDNLTYMWIPQPGPCSVTCGEGMQPVDHVCFDQTKNEITEDQWCLELPQPLSEHKPCAMEPCLYRWKISQIDECSAVCGTGVAQQNLTCVQFRDGLETVVDDSLCPAEEKPLSAVPCVVNVCSLGWDKEEDAHLLQTSELLGHIQLENRTVYVWSPLAGECSVSCGRGKTQLQYVCVAFDTREETQEENCHPGPKPESRMEVCDLSPCPPRWKVTPAGPCSSSCGLGLAVQLVTCVQIRQGKEILLEERFCPVAEKPLTSVPCVIRMCSYEWSFSEWTECSTSCGNGIQTRQDFCLNPLTRKHVNPIFCRRFPKAIVVRGCSAGPCPEQAVGTGSRGAELQTVTPATHLTTAAAAKEARYKDLNLPPSAVPAVPQEQTKTSGGVCGKLFLNATGVINMTGVESSDCTVAIGRPLREEITVSILESSLNCSAGEVVLFSGRMMWRTGCRKLPLSLINSRTNTLIVKQRVFLPGNGVILQYNSRTATKKYYQDCDKQLFGPQGEIVNPVQLPDDRQEVVCRTFINVAPRHRIAIRALYIDLGNESNQTHFNYILVRDVSTMKTMVFHGKQQFFWQSTGSQAEIEFHENVKDHRTSFWAEYRAIEPK; encoded by the exons ATGTCCTGTCGGATTCAACATTGCTCCATTGAGGCCTGGGGAGAACTCTATGCCTTTGAATTTTTAGAGGACCAtgccctcctttcctcctcctttgtgAGCAATCAAGTGGTGAACTCTTCCTTTAGCTTACTGAAGCAATTCTCAGGCAACTGCTTTGCAGGTGGAAATCCACTGCAACCTCCCGGGGCTAAGTGTAGAGTCACTTACTGTGAAGGGCAGCTG cAAGGAGTCGTTATTGCAGATGAGGAAAAGATTCATATCAGGCCTGTGAGAAGCAAAGATATAGCCTTGCTGAAAGACCTCGGCTTCTCCAGACCCCACATTCTCTTCAGAAGTGCTGCAAGAGGGGAAAATACAGCAAGAG CAGGGCGGTTTCCTTCTCGCCTGCAGAAGAGGGCTGAGGGAGCTGTCAAGCATCTGGAGCTGATGGTCATAGCAGGTCCAGATGTTTATTTGTACCACAAAGAGGACACGGAGCGATATATTCTTGCCAACCTGAACATT ggggcagagctgctgagagATGCCTCACTGGGTGCTCATTTCAGGGTTCATCTTATGCAAATGCTTGTTTTGAGAGAACCAGAG GCAGAGGTAAACATCACAACAAATATCACCTCCTCGCTGATCAGCGTTTGTGAGTGGAGCAAGAAGGTCAACCCCCAGAATGACTCTGACCCCCAGCATGCTGACATTGTCCTCTACGTCACCAG GTTTGACTTGGAGTTACCTGATGGGAACAAGGAGCTACGTGGAGTGACTCAGTTAGGCGGAGtctgctcctcctcctggaGCTGTGTTATTACCCAGGACACCGGCTTTGACCTGGGGGTCACCATAGCCCATGAGATTGGGCACAG TCTTGGAATCCCCCATGATGGTGAGGGGAATCGGTGCAGCAGCAGTGGTTACATCATGGGTTCAGCAGGAAACCACAACAGCATTGACCTCGCCTGGTCGCAGTGCAGCCGAGAAGAATTCCTGGCCTTTGTCAG CACAGGCCAAACAAACTGCTTAAATGACCTGCCGGACATGGACAGCAGCATCCCAGGATGGAAGCCTGGCTTGTACTATGGAGCAGATGAGCAATGTAAAATAGCCTTTGGGAGTGTTGCCACAGCATGCACCTTTGCTGACAGCAATGTT GATGTATGTAAAGTTCTCTCATGCCATGTACAACCAGGAGACAAATCCAGCTGTACTCGGCTTCTTGTTCCCCTCTTGGATGGTACTGAATGTGGGCTCAATAAG TGGTGCTCCAAGGGACAGTGCAGCTCTCTGGAAGAACTGAACCCCATGGCTGTAGTCCATGGGCAGTGGTCTGTCTGGAGCCCCTTCTCCTCTTGCTCCCGCAGCTGCGGAGGTGGAGTTGTGATAAGGCAGCGGTTCTGTAACAACCCCAG GCCTGCTTTTGGGGGGCAGGAATGCCGTGGCGCCAGCATCCAAGTGGAGATGTGCAATACTCAG GCCTGTTTGGTGACCCAGCAGGACTTTATGGCTGAACAATGTGCAGCAACAAATTTAAAGCCACTGTATCTCACTGTAGAAGCCCCATCCTTTTATACCTGGACTTCTGCTGTTGGCTTTGCCAAAG GGGACATGCTATGCAAGCACATGTGCAGGGCTGTTGAAAAAGAATTCATGGTAAGCCGCGAAGACAGTTTCATAGACGGAACCAGATGTGAGCAGGATGACTCTGAGCGCCACGGGGCTTTCAACCTGTGTGTAATGGGAAGCTGCAGA ACATTCGGGTGTGATGGCCAGATGGACTCCAAAAAGATAACGGACTCTTGCAAGGTCTGTGGGGGTGATAATACCACTTGCACCAAAGTGAGTGGATCttacacagaaggaaaagctaAAG AGTACGTTACATTTCTGTCCCTGCCTTATAACACCACCTTGGTCCATGTTACCAACCGGAGACCACTCTTCACACATTTGG CTGTGAAGGTTAAAGGAGAGTATGTGGttgctggaaaaggaaacatcTCGCTGAATGTCACCTATCCGTCGGTTCTGGAGGACAGCCAGATCAAATACAAAGTGTTTCTCACCAAGGACAACATGCCAAGCCTGGAGGAAGTCCATGTGGATGGGCCAACACAAGAAGAAATTGAAATACAG GTCTATCGAAGGTATGCAAAAGAATATGGCAATGCCACCAACCCAGACATCACCTTCAGCTACTTTGTCCCCAAAGATAATCTGACGTATATGTGGATTCCTCAGCCCGGGCCATGTTCAGTGACCTGTGGGGAAG GGATGCAACCAGTGGATCATGTGTGCTTTGACCAGACAAAGAATGAAATAACAGAGGATCAGTGGTGTCTGGAGCTCCCACAGCCCCTTTCAGAGCATAAGCCCTGTGCCATGGAGCCATGCCTGTACAG GTGGAAGATATCTCAGATAGATGAATGCTCTGCTGTCTGTGGAACTGGAGTTGCCCAGCAGAATCTGACCTGTGTTCAGTTTCGTGATGGATTGGAGACTGTTGTGGATGACAGCTTGTgcccagcagaagaaaaaccccTCTCCGCTGTGCCGTGTGTGGTTAATGTCTGCTCTTTAGGCTGGGACAAA GAGGAAGATGCACACTTACTTCAGACTTCGGAGTTACTTGGGCATATCCAGCTGGAAAATCGGACTGTATATGTCTGGAGCCCTCTAGCTGGAGAGTGTTCCGTCTCCTGTGGTAGAG GTAAGACTCAGCTACAGTATGTATGTGTGGCTTTTGACACCAGAGAAGAAACCCAAGAAGAAAACTGTCATCCAGGGCCAAAGCCAGAGAGCAGGATGGAAGTCTGCGATCTCAGTCCCTGCCCACCAAG ATGGAAGGTAACCCCGGCTGGCCCCTGTTCCTCCAGCTGTGGGCTTGGCTTAGCTGTTCAGCTGGTCACCTGTGTGCAGATTCGCCAAGGCAAGGAGATTTTGCTGGAGGAGCGTTTCTGTCCCGTGGCAGAGAAGCCCCTTACCAGCGTCCCCTGTGTCATCCGAATGTGCTCTTATGAATGGAGCTTCAGCGAGTGGACAGAG tgtTCAACTTCATGTGGGAATGGCATTCAGACACGGCAGGATTTCTGCCTCAACCCGCTAACCCGTAAGCACGTGAACCCCATCTTCTGCAGGCGCTTCCCCAAGGCCATTGTGGTACGTGGCTGCTCCGCAGGGCCCTGTCCTGAGCAGGCGGTGGGGACCGGGTCCCGTGGAGCAGAACTGCAGACAGTGACACCAGCCACGCATCTGACAACAGCTGCAGCTGCCAAAGAGGCGAGATACAAGGACCTGAATCTTCCTCCAtctgctgtgccagctgtgcctCAGGAACAGACAAAGACCAGTGGAG GTGTCTGTGGAAAGCTCTTTCTTAATGCCACTGGGGTCATCAACATGACGGGTGTAGAGAGCAGCGACTGCACTGTGGCCATCGGACGTCCTCTCAGGGAGGAGATAACAGTCAGCATCCTGGAGAGCTCCCTCAACTGCAGTGCAG GTGAGGTAGTGCTGTTTTCTGGGCGAATGATGTGGCGGACAGGCTGCAGGAAGCTCCCTTTGTCACTGATAAATTCCAGAACGAACACACTGATTGTGAAACAGCGTGTTTTCCTGCCAGGAAATGGGGTCATTCTTCAGTACAACAGCAGAACTGCAACTAAAAAATATTACCAAG ACTGTGACAAGCAGCTGTTTGGTCCCCAAGGTGAAATAGTGAATCCTGTGCAATTGCCTGATGACAGGCAAGAAGTAGTGTGTCGGACCTTCATCAATGTGGCTCCTCGGCATCGCATAGCTATCCGCGCCCTATATATTGACCTGGGCAATGAGAGCaaccaaacacattttaattacatcCTG GTCCGTGATGTAAGCACCATGAAGACGATGGTGTTCCATGGGAAACAACAATTCTTCTGGCAATCAACAGGAAGCCAAGCTGAAATTGAATTTCATGAAAATGTTAAGGATCACCGAACCAGTTTCTGGGCTGAATATCGTGCTATTGAGCCCAAATGA